In Microcoleus sp. bin38.metabat.b11b12b14.051, a genomic segment contains:
- a CDS encoding glycosyltransferase family 39 protein: MESTKNRDRLNSHNPPLEKWLRFLIIAVLAIGILFRFVNLDRKFYWIDENYTSLRVSGYTEAEIIKQISYQKITSPSDFQKYQQINSQKTLSNTLNSLATEDPQHPPLYYVLARFWAQWFGTSVAAMRSLAAVISLLVFPAIYWLAWELFESPAVAWMAIAIFAISPYHILFAQEARQYSLWTVTTILSSAALLRAMRPESTQNNLAFVSNWALYAIAATLGLYTHLLFICVAAAHAIYVAVIANWRDVKTFIAYYAAAMVALICFMPSLVNTVENFNQVRSTTVWAEQTNFLRLVSRWVGAVTIGFFDIGIDGTANAAQLGLVIPVGIIILALVGYALYFLCRQTPKRVWLLILLLIATTALFLAVPDILKGGRRSANPRYLVPCYVGIQLAVAYLLSVKVSNNFDNLKPQRLWKIVIVALFCSGIISGGVSSGADSWWNKGSGWLRAELEVAAIVNQVSNPLIISDANIAYIMPLSYRLQPKVKLLVEPRCYTSCYQNRELARKKPQPPKVPAGLGELFLYRPSSALRSAIEQQNYQIDPAVANVELNLWKITKK; the protein is encoded by the coding sequence ATGGAATCTACTAAAAATCGCGATCGACTAAATTCTCACAACCCTCCACTTGAGAAGTGGTTGAGATTTTTAATTATAGCTGTATTGGCGATCGGCATTTTGTTTCGCTTTGTCAATCTCGATCGCAAATTCTACTGGATAGACGAAAACTATACTTCTTTAAGAGTTTCCGGCTACACGGAAGCCGAAATTATCAAACAAATTTCATACCAGAAAATAACCTCGCCCTCTGACTTCCAAAAATACCAACAGATAAATTCCCAAAAAACTTTAAGCAATACCCTAAATTCCTTAGCAACAGAAGACCCCCAACACCCGCCGCTATATTACGTACTAGCGCGATTTTGGGCGCAGTGGTTCGGCACTTCCGTTGCAGCAATGAGAAGTTTGGCAGCAGTGATTAGCTTGCTGGTATTTCCTGCCATTTATTGGCTGGCTTGGGAGTTATTTGAATCTCCCGCTGTGGCGTGGATGGCGATCGCAATTTTCGCAATTTCTCCCTATCACATCCTGTTCGCCCAAGAAGCCAGACAGTACAGTTTGTGGACAGTAACTACCATTTTATCCAGTGCAGCCTTGTTGCGAGCAATGCGCCCTGAATCAACTCAAAATAATCTCGCCTTTGTTTCTAACTGGGCACTTTACGCGATCGCAGCCACACTAGGATTGTACACCCACTTATTATTTATTTGCGTAGCCGCAGCCCACGCTATCTACGTCGCAGTTATCGCCAACTGGCGCGATGTCAAAACATTTATTGCCTATTATGCAGCAGCAATGGTCGCCTTAATCTGCTTCATGCCTTCCCTTGTCAATACTGTAGAAAACTTCAATCAAGTTAGAAGTACCACAGTATGGGCAGAACAGACAAATTTCTTAAGATTAGTTAGCAGGTGGGTGGGCGCTGTCACCATAGGATTTTTTGATATTGGTATTGATGGAACGGCCAACGCCGCACAACTAGGCTTAGTCATTCCTGTTGGCATCATAATTCTAGCTTTAGTCGGCTATGCCCTGTATTTTCTGTGCCGACAAACACCAAAACGGGTTTGGTTATTGATATTGTTATTAATTGCCACAACTGCCTTATTTTTGGCAGTCCCCGATATACTTAAAGGCGGAAGGCGATCGGCAAATCCGCGATATTTAGTTCCTTGTTATGTGGGAATTCAGTTAGCAGTTGCTTACCTGTTGTCTGTGAAAGTTAGCAACAATTTTGATAATTTAAAACCACAAAGACTGTGGAAAATAGTCATAGTTGCACTGTTTTGTTCGGGCATTATCTCGGGTGGAGTTAGTTCTGGGGCCGATAGTTGGTGGAATAAAGGTAGTGGTTGGTTGCGGGCAGAATTAGAAGTAGCTGCGATTGTCAATCAAGTCAGCAATCCCCTCATTATCAGCGATGCGAATATAGCATACATCATGCCTTTAAGTTATCGCCTGCAACCAAAAGTTAAATTGCTAGTCGAACCGCGCTGTTATACTTCTTGCTACCAAAATCGAGAATTAGCACGGAAAAAACCACAACCGCCCAAAGTTCCCGCCGGTTTGGGCGAGTTGTTTTTATATAGACCATCCTCAGCTTTGCGATCGGCAATTGAACAGCAAAACTATCAAATAGATCCGGCGGTTGCTAATGTAGAACTCAATCTGTGGAAAATTACTAAAAAATAA